Proteins co-encoded in one Methylomonas albis genomic window:
- a CDS encoding FHA domain-containing protein, with the protein MAKFTVYFKDSAIHTGVFDSGVVHIGRDETSDLVVDSLAVAPAHAVAIIKDGTCVLKQLNEKFPLLVNDQRTKEWNLQNNDIINIGKHYIVYNTTDEFAEKVLVSTIADFGDADVRALNQRLEEAVKSPDANLQVLNGAHIGRILRLKKAMTRLGHEGAGVIVIARRKDGYFLSALQGHNGLAINDEPLGDRTVQLQNHDVIVVDSTSMQFFLD; encoded by the coding sequence ATGGCGAAATTTACCGTTTATTTTAAAGATAGTGCAATCCATACAGGTGTTTTTGATTCTGGTGTAGTGCATATTGGTCGTGATGAAACCAGTGACCTAGTGGTTGACAGTCTTGCTGTTGCGCCTGCGCATGCCGTGGCAATCATAAAAGATGGCACGTGCGTTCTGAAGCAATTGAATGAAAAGTTTCCGTTATTGGTAAACGATCAGCGCACCAAGGAATGGAACCTGCAGAACAACGACATCATCAATATTGGTAAGCACTACATTGTCTATAACACCACCGATGAATTTGCGGAAAAAGTCCTTGTTTCCACGATAGCCGACTTCGGCGATGCCGACGTGCGGGCGTTAAATCAGCGGCTTGAAGAAGCCGTAAAATCCCCTGATGCTAATTTGCAAGTGCTAAATGGCGCGCATATCGGCCGTATTTTGCGCTTGAAGAAAGCCATGACGCGTCTGGGCCACGAAGGCGCCGGCGTGATCGTGATTGCCAGGCGAAAGGACGGTTATTTCCTTTCCGCGTTGCAGGGACACAATGGCCTGGCAATAAACGACGAGCCACTGGGCGATCGCACCGTACAGTTGCAAAATCACGATGTGATCGTCGTTGATAGCACCTCTATGCAATTTTTCTTGGATTAA